The following coding sequences lie in one Labrus bergylta chromosome 5, fLabBer1.1, whole genome shotgun sequence genomic window:
- the bhlhe40 gene encoding class E basic helix-loop-helix protein 40, which produces MERITSAQPPPCMPKHPPLDIAEMQGMYMYKSRRGMKRVDESKETYKLPHRLIEKKRRDRINECIAQLKDLLPEHLKLTTLGHLEKAVVLELTLKHVKALSTVLEQQQQKIVSLQKDLQISDHGGEESSEEMFRSGFHLCAKEVLHYLAGQETSQDLTPSHVISHIQKVAAEVLHNQSGPNPDDSIPQASEKLKKPAGQPQRVSEVPAKNCVPVIQRTYPHGMGEQSGSDTDTDSGYGGERDKCDPKAQWSESHAKEGELKQAERQAERRSIKQEGDEPLAKKLRSDSPEDEILPGQMVGSPGSYMGLSPNQHPFCLPFYLVPPTAATAAAYLPMLEKCWYPGGMPVMYPGMSSSAASLQTLPSSLVKSQRAGSPVPHQSPMDSHSLHKALKHVSPLNLEPKD; this is translated from the exons ATGGAGAGGATTACAAGTGCGCAACCACCTCCTTGTATGCCAAAACACCCACCACTGGATATAGCTGAAATGCAAGG GATGTATATGTACAAATCCAGACGGGGTATGAAGCGTGTGGATGAGAGCAAG GAGACATACAAGTTACCACACCGACTGATCGAAAAGAAAAGACGagacagaataaatgaatgcatcgCCCAGCTGAAAGATTTGTTGCCAGAACATCTTAAGCTTACA ACGCTGGGTCATTTGGAGAAAGCTGTGGTGCTGGAACTCACTCTCAAGCATGTGAAAGCCCTGAGTACCGtcctggagcagcagcagcagaaaatcGTGTCACTACAGAAGGACCTGCAAATTA GTGATCATGGAGGTGAAGAGAGCAGCGAGGAGATGTTCCGCTCCGGCTTTCACTTGTGTGCGAAAGAGGTTCTTCACTATCTGGCCGGCCAAGAAACTAGCCAGGACCTGACTCCTTCCCATGTCATCAGCCACATTCAAAAGGTGGCAGCTGAAGTCCTGCATAATCAAAGCGGCCCGAACCCGGACGATTCCATCCCACAAGCGTCAGAGAAACTGAAGAAACCTGCTGGACAGCCTCAAAGGGTGTCTGAGGTCCCTGCCAAGAACTGTGTGCCTGTCATTCAAAGGACTTATCCCCATGGGATGGGGGAGCAGAGTGGCAGTGATACGGACACTGACAGCGGCTATGGAGGAGAACGTGACAAGTGTGACCCAAAAGCTCAGTGGTCAGAGAGCCACGCGAAGGAGGGGGAGCTCAAGCAGGCTGAAAGGCAGGCTGAAAGGAGGTCCATCAAGCAGGAGGGCGACGAGCCTCTGGCCAAAAAGCTAAGGTCTGACTCTCCAGAGGATGAGATACTCCCTGGTCAGATGGTGGGAAGCCCTGGCAGTTATATGGGCCTCTCCCCCAACCAGCACCCGTTTTGTCTCCCCTTCTACCTCGTCCCCCCTACAGCTGCAACCGCTGCAGCATACCTACCAATGCTGGAGAAATGCTGGTACCCCGGGGGCATGCCGGTTATGTATCCCGGTATGAGCAGCTCAGCCGCGAGTTTGCAGACACTTCCCTCATCTCTGGTGAAGTCCCAGAGGGCAGGGTCTCCCGTGCCCCACCAGAGCCCCATGGACTCCCACTCACTTCACAAAGCTTTAAAGCATGTCTCCCCGTTGAACCTGGAACCCAAAGACTGA
- the LOC109983880 gene encoding N-acylethanolamine-hydrolyzing acid amidase: MVTRAALLLLGLGVCSCRAEIAPPTLNISLDDDPEVRWVPLTEIFDADFLKKAAAEVIDSTVPKWVHQAVKPIVVALDKYIPQPYAGEIRGLAEHFGGSLSDIIILNFVYEVSAFCTSIIAQDKKGHLYHGRNLDYPHSGLLRNLTVNLVFLKNGEVAYRGTSFAGYIGLWTGQSPNKFTVSGDQRGSEHWWNWWKNLVSAFLFRRSPVSWLVRQTLEEAEDFQDAVMRLSKIPIITGVYYIVGGVRAGEGAVITRDRTGPADIWPLDPVNGEWYRVETNFDHWRPPPARDHRREAANIALNATGQDHINIETLYQVLSLFPVCNGITVYTTTMSAASDTYSTLVRPKGCRPT, encoded by the exons ATGGTGACGCGAGCTGCGTTGTTGCTGCTCGGACTCGGAGTGTGCTCGTGCCGGGCAGAGATCGCTCCACCCACCCTCAACATCAGCCTGGACGATGACCCAGAGGTGCGATGGGTGCCTCTAACGGAAATCTTTGACGCAGACTTTCTCAAAAAAGCCGCCGCAGAGGTCATAGA CTCCACTGTTCCAAAATGGGTGCATCAAGCAGTCAAACCCATTGTAGTGGCCTTGGACAAGTACATTCCCCAGCCTTACGCAGGGGAGATCCGCGGCCTCGCAGAACACTTTGGAGGAAGCCTTTCAGATATCATCATTCTTAACTTTGTCTATGAAGTATCAGC ATTTTGCACCAGCATCATAGCCCAGGATAAAAAGGGACACCTGTACCATGGCAGGAACCTTGACTATCCACATTCGGGTCTTTTGAGGAATCTGACAGTCAACCTAGTTTTCCTCAAAAATGGAGAG GTGGCCTACCGTGGAACTTCATTTGCGGGCTATATTGGCCTGTGGACAGGACAGAGTCCTAACAAGTTTACTGTGTCTGGTGACCAGCGAG GCAGTGAACACTGGTGGAACTGGTGGAAGAATTTGGTGTCTGCTTTCCTCTTTCGGAGATCCCCAGTTAGCTGGCTAGTTAGGCAG ACACTGGAGGAAGCAGAGGACTTTCAGGATGCGGTCATGCGTCTTTCCAAAATCCCCATCATCACTGGGGTGTATTACATTGTGGGTGGTGTGCGAGCAGGGGAAGGGGCGGTCATTACTCGAGACCGGACCGGCCCAGCTGATATCTGGCCCCTGGATCCTGTTAATGGAGA ATGGTACAGAGTGGAGACAAACTTTGACCACTGGCGCCCCCCACCTGCCAGAGATCATCGAAG AGAAGCAGCAAACATAGCACTAAATGCTACTGGCCAAGACCACATCAACATAGAGACACTTTATCAG GTTTTGTCTCTGTTTCCAGTGTGTAACGG AATTACAGTTTACACAACAACAATGAGTGCAGCTTCtgacacatacagtacactTGTCAGGCCAAAG GGCTGCAGACCGACCTGA
- the LOC136179244 gene encoding N-acylethanolamine-hydrolyzing acid amidase-like, which yields MVTRAALLLLGLGVCSCRAEIAPPTLNISLDDDPEVRWVPLTEIFDADFLKKAAAEVIDSTVPKWVHQAVKPIVVALDKYIPQPYAGEIRGLAEHFGGSLSDIIILNFAYEVSAFCTSIIAQDKKGHLYHGRNLDYPHSVLRNLTVNLVFLKNGEVAYRGTSFAGYIGLWTGQSPNKFTVSGDQRGSEHWWNWWKNLVSAFLFRRSPVSWLVRQTLEEAEDFQDAVMRLSKIPIITGVYYIVGGVRAGEGAVITRDRTGPADIWPLDPVNGEWYRVETNFDHWRPPPARDHRREAANIALNATGQDHINIETLYQVLSLFPVCNGITVYTTTMSAASDTYSTLVRPKGCRPT from the exons ATGGTGACGCGAGCTGCGTTGTTGCTGCTCGGACTCGGAGTGTGCTCGTGCCGGGCAGAGATCGCTCCACCCACCCTCAACATCAGCCTGGACGATGACCCAGAGGTGCGATGGGTGCCTCTAACGGAAATCTTTGATGCAGACTTTCTCAAAAAAGCCGCCGCAGAGGTCATAGA CTCCACTGTTCCAAAATGGGTGCATCAAGCAGTCAAACCCATTGTAGTGGCCTTGGACAAGTACATTCCCCAGCCTTACGCAGGGGAGATCCGCGGCCTCGCAGAACACTTTGGAGGAAGCCTTTCAGATATCATCATTCTTAACTTTGCCTATGAAGTATCAGC ATTTTGCACCAGCATCATAGCCCAGGATAAAAAGGGACACCTGTACCATGGCAGGAACCTTGACTATCCACATTCGGTTTTGAGGAATCTGACAGTCAACCTAGTTTTCCTCAAAAATGGAGAG GTGGCCTACCGTGGAACTTCATTTGCGGGCTATATTGGCCTGTGGACAGGACAGAGTCCTAACAAGTTTACTGTGTCTGGTGACCAGCGAG GCAGTGAACACTGGTGGAACTGGTGGAAGAATTTGGTGTCTGCTTTCCTCTTTCGGAGATCCCCAGTTAGCTGGCTAGTTAGGCAG ACACTGGAGGAAGCAGAGGACTTTCAGGATGCGGTCATGCGTCTTTCCAAAATCCCCATCATCACTGGGGTGTATTACATTGTGGGTGGTGTGCGAGCAGGGGAAGGGGCGGTCATTACTCGAGACCGGACCGGCCCAGCTGATATCTGGCCCCTGGATCCTGTTAATGGAGA ATGGTACAGAGTGGAGACAAACTTTGACCACTGGCGCCCCCCACCTGCCAGAGATCATCGAAG AGAAGCAGCAAACATAGCACTAAATGCTACTGGCCAAGACCACATCAACATAGAGACACTTTATCAG GTTTTGTCTCTGTTTCCAGTGTGTAACGG AATTACAGTTTACACAACAACAATGAGTGCAGCTTCtgacacatacagtacactTGTCAGGCCAAAG GGCTGCAGACCGACCTGA